TCCATGCGCGATCTTGGTTGTACCGCTCCATCATCATTTCTGCCAACATGTCTATAGCATGTTGTAACCAGCTTTCCTCGGCATCTATCAAAACCGGAACTTTGTGTTCCACAGCAGCTTTACAAATCTCATCTACTCGGTCTCTGGCACGCTCAAAATTTCGACTTTCTCTTTCGCTTAATGCTGTTCCACTACCTACTTTTTCCAGAACCTTGTTACTTGCAATAGCAGTAACTTTAAACACTGCAAAAGGTATTCCTGGTTGTGAAGCACCGAATTTTATGGTTTCAATAATCTCCTTTTTGTTTCTTTCGTAGTCCTCGGTGGTGTCACTACTTTCTACCGAAAAGTCTAAGATGGTACCAATACCACTTTGGTGTAAAAGGTCAATTTGTTTTTGGCAATCTCTAATGGTTCTTCCGCCACAAAAGTGTTTGAACACGGTAAGTCTGATGATCCAAAGAATTGGAAGTCTCAAAGCAAGTGCAAATTGAAGAAGCTTTTTCCCCACCTTAACCAAGTTTGGATTTTGGATGGTTTGGAATAAGATTTTAGCCATTCTTAACTCGCTGTTGCTTTTGTTGTAAAAGGCTACTTTTGTGTTGCTAAAATCCATAGGATTTATCGAGTTTTAGAGAAATTCACGCGAAAATAGGTGTAAAAAATTACATCAACCAACAACTTCGATCTACCATGCAAAATGTCTTTTTTGAGCATTCTAATTTTGAACACCTAAATCGTTTTTTTTCGGATAACGAATCAAAGTATAGCACTGTTTTTATTTTAACAGATTCAAACGTTTATAAGCACTGTATCAGTCAGTTACTTCAAAATGTCCCACATTTAAATGGGGTGGAAATTATTGAGTTAGATCCTGGAGAGGGCCAAAAAAACATAGAAATTGCTCATCAGCTTTGGGTAACCCTCCTGGAAATGGAAGCAGATAAAAACAGTTTGTTTTTAAATTTTGGGGGAGGAGTTATTTCCGATTTAGGAGGATTTATTGCTGGAACTTACAAAAGAGGTATTGATTATATAAATGTTCCTACCACGCTGTTAGCGGCTGTGGATGCAGCTTTGGGAGGAAAAACTGGGTTGGATTTAGCGGGCGTTAAAAATCAAATAGGTCTCATTAATAACGCTAAGGGAGTTTTTGTTGCCCCGCATTTATTCGAAACGCTACCAGCCTTGGAATTCGAGTCTGGTTTGGCGGAGTGTGTTAAACACATGCTAATCTCGAATGAGACTATATGGAATGGCTTTTTAGAAAGTGAAAATGCCAAAGACTTCGTTATTGTTAACCTTGAAGTTCTTGCCAAGGTGAAATTAGATATTGTAGCTCGCGATCCTTTTGAAAAAAACGAGAGGCAATTTCTTAATTATGGTCATACTATTGGTCATGCTGTTGAGGCCTTATTCTATGCTCAAAATAAAAGCATTACCCATGGGGTAGCGGTGGTCTGGGGGATGATAGTTGAGAACCTTATTTCTTGCCAATTAGGTATGTTATCTCATTCCAACTGCGAAACTATCAATGCTAAGTTGGCGGATGTTTTTGACCTTCCGAACGTATCCCTTGATTCTATTGACAGCATAGTGGAGTTTACTCGCCACGATAAAAAGAATGAAGATGGAGAAATCCGTTGTTGTTTGCTAAAAGAAATTGGGGCTCCTGTATCTAAGGTTGGAGTTGCTGAAGTTGAGGTGAAAAAAGCTTTGGAAGAGGCAATTTCCAGGTTTAACTCATAGACTTATTGATATCGTCCTTTAGGTTTTCAATGGAGTCTTCAGGTAAGTCGTGAAGGTTCAGAATCATCAATCCGTCTAGTGCATTATTAAATTTCGGATCGACGTTAAATCCGATGATTTTAGCGTTTTGATTGATGTATTTTTTTAAAAGCACAGGAACCGATGCGTTAATGGGTTCTATATCACCAATGAGGCGGTCTAAATCTTTTAAATCCGAACCAACACTATCTAAAAGTGCCTTTAGTTCGCTGTCTTTTATAGTGTCATTAAAAGGTTTAGTAGGCTTTATCCATTTGGCTAATTCGTGATCGTAGTAGTGCGCTTTTACAAAAGCTACCATTAGCTTTTTACTCACCTTTGAGTACTCGTTAGAAATACTCACAGGGCCTAAAATGTATTGGTATTCCTCGTTTCGTAACAAGAATGCCATAATTCCTTTCCAAAGCAGAAAAAGAGGGAGCCTTTTGTTCTGGTACTCTTGGGTAACATAACTACGACCGAGTTCTATAGTTTTTTCTAAAATGGGTCTGAATTTTCGGCCCATTTTAAAGAGACTCTGGGTGTAAAACCCACTTACCCCGTACTTAGAAATAATGTCGTTTCCTTTTCCGATTCTATAACCTCCCGCAACCTTTTTCGCTTCTCTATCCCATAAAATTAAATGGTGGTAGTATAAATCGTATTCATCTACATCTATGGCAAGGTTGGTTCCCTCACCCACAGACCGAAAAGTTTCCTCTCGCAGTCTTCCAATTTCATTTAAAACATTAGGTATGTCTGTGGAATAGGCGATAAATACGTCAAATTCCATCTGACTGACCATTTTGTTTTCCTCGGGAAGTGCATTAATCTCTTTCTCCAGCAACTCGGTACTTACTGGAGGGATAATTTCCTCTGGAGTTACAGGGTTTTCTATTCCCTTGAATTTAATTTTGGGTAGGTAGAATTTTTTAACCTGAAGGGAGCTACCTAAAGCGTATGTTTTTGCCCTTAAGAATCTTCCAAAAAGATCGGCCGATGGGAAATTTCTTTGTTCTCGTAGTGAGATGGGTTTTCCTATCCTAACATGTATTGTTCTGCCTTTTTTCTTGAGCATTTCTTTTGGGAGTGCGGCAGTTCTTAGCTTGGGTTTTATTATTCCCAGTAAATGGAATAGCATGGAGTTATTTCCAGAGAAATACACTGGCACAACTGGGGCTTCCGCTTTCATTATGAATTTGATAGCACCTGTATTCCAAACTCTGTCGGTTACTTTTAGCGCATTGGTTTTGTACGCCGAAACTTCACCAGCAGGAAATATGCCTAGGGGCCTATCCTGTTGTAAATGCCCCAGGGCCTGCTTAAGACCGGTTAAACTGCTTTTTTCTTTTAAATCCTCAAAGGGATTAACCTCGAAAAACAAACTAGAAAGCGGTTCAATTTCCTTAAGTAGAAAATTGGCCATTACTCTAAAGTCTGGTCTTGATTTACAGAAAAGATAAATCAAAATTAGCCCGTCTAACGCACCGTAGGGGTGGTTTCCTACAGTAATAAATCTGCCATTAGCCGGGATATTAGCTAAATCTTTTTCTGGAACGTGAATTTGTATTTCTAGTGCATTAAAAACCTCTTCAATAAATTCTATCCCGGATTTTTCGCCAGCTTGGTGGTAAATTTTATTGATTTCATCAAGCCCAAGTATTTTCATGAGTGCCTTGGCGGCTATCTCCAATCTATACTTATGCAAGTTGGCAACATTTACGACGTCTTCTTGGCTAATCAGATCCTTCATAGGGGCACTAGAATACTAATTTAAGCTTACTTAAAACCTAAGTTTGCTCAATTCATAACACGCAATACCTGTGGCTACTGATACGTTTAACGAATCAACTCCACCTTTCATTGGGATGTGAGCGTGTTGCTGAGCTAACTTAATTAAGCCAGGAGATATTCCCTTTTGTTCTCCTCCGAACATTAAAATGGTTGGGCCATTGTATTTCACGTCGCCCATGGGAACATTACCTTTTTCGGTAACGGCAATTAGTTCAAAACCCTCTGCCATGGCGGTATGGAGTCCTAATTTACTATTGTCAATTCTACAAACTGGGATGTTGAGAATAGCCCCAGCACTGGTTTTAACCGTGTCTTCTGTTACAGCGGCCGAACCTTGAATTGGCAGAATAATCCCGTTGATTCCCATACAAGCGGCAGACCTTGCTATACCACCTAAATTCCTTGTGTCAGTTACTCCATCCAAGTACAGTAAAAGAGGCTTGTCCTCCCGTAACGTCTTAGCAAGTAAAACAGTTAAATCCCAGTATTTAACTGGAGATATTCTAGCAATAACACCCTGGTGATTGGCTCCGTTTGCAAGTTTGTCCAGCTTTACGTTGGGAACCTTGGTTACAGATATATTTCTAGCAGCGGCTTGACGCTCTACAGGTGCTAATCTTTTAAAATCTCCAGTTTGCGAGATGTATATCTTGGTGAGTTCGGTTTCGCCCTCAAGGGCTTCAATTACTGGGTGTAATCCAAAAATTAAATGGTTATCCATTTCTAGTAGTTAAAAATTCGTCCATTTCTCCAGCTATTCGTGGCAAGATCCCAAATGGCCTTGTACCCGCCGTTTCGCAGAAGTTCGTAATGGTTAAACGAGAACATGTTTTCTCGCTGCACAAAGGTAAAGCTTAATCTAACGGTATTTATTTCTCTTCCATAAACCCAAATTTCTTGTCCAGGTCTTTTGGTGATGTTGTCTGGGTTTCCAAAAATGGTGTAGATCATCCCTCGATCACTTTTCCAGCCAGGAACGAAGGAGGTAAAATTTTCATTGGCATATAATACGCGACGATAATATTCTCCCAATATGTCTCTGGCTTTGTCTTTTGATTTACAGCGTTTTAACCAAAATTCTTCCGCCGATTTTCGATAATTGTTTGAGGCTTTTAATTTGTCGAATTCCTCGTCGGTTGTAATATATCTGAGTGGATATATCATGTCTTCCCCATCCTTTATTTTGGGAAAACCAGGTTTGAAAAAGGGGAGGATGAGTCCGTAATCATCGCTTTCGGAATCCGCTCGTATTTCAAAAATTTTGGGTTTTAGGGTGTGGGGTAACTTGCATTTTTGATCGCGTACTAAAATTTGCAGTTGTTTTTGAAACTTGGGAAGATGTAACTTCCATGGCTCAACGAAAGGTGCGGGAGCTGCATTTTCTGGGTAATCGTAGATATTGACATATAGCTCCGTAGCATCAGATTTTCCATAATGAATGATGAGAGAATCTGTGGTGTGGTAGTATTCCTTTAGCAATGGGGCTTTGGAACTGGCGTCAATGGTTAAGAATTTTTGACTTGAGATCCTTGCTTCTGAGATTCGCGTGTAGGCAGTGAATTCTGCACCCCTTACTAAATCTTGTATGGTTACAATGGCTTCACCACGGTAATCGCTTTTTGAAGAAAGGTCTAAATGATCTATCCAGAAAAAATCAGAGTGCTTTTTGCTTAATCGGTAATCGCGGGTTATTTCCCAATGTTTTAGCTCTGCTTTACTATCGATTCCAGATACAGTTACCCGCAATTCGGCTTGTAGGGGCTGGTTTTCCGATCTTCGAGCAAAAAGTAAATTCTCGGTGGGTAAGGAGAAGTATAATCGAAGTAGTTTGTGGTCTTGTCTAAAAAATTGGAGTTTGGGATGCAGGTCTACCTGCTGATTAATTCTTGATTTTTCAGCAATGCTACTCGTTGTTTTTGGACTGCATGTGCTTGTTAGTAAGCATGTTAGCAATATGGTGATATGCAGAAAAATCCTTGGAATCTTCATCCAATCTTGTGAAAATTTAAGCCAAAACAATCGGCAAGATGGCAATAAAAATACTAGCTTTGTCGTACTATTAAAGCAAAAGCTACAAATTATGAAAAAAGCCGGCTTAATATTTATCGCCGTTGCACTGGCAAGTTTTATTTTGAGTTCTTGTGGTGCCCACAAAGGTTGCGAAGCTTATTCTCAAGTTGATGTGGAGAAGAAAGAAGAAAGAGTCTAACGATACCGTTCGTTGGAATTTTCTAGAAAATAAAGAAGCGTTCGACGATTTATTGAAATCTGGTGAGCGCTTTTTAATTTTTAAGCATTCAGGTCGTTGTTCTATTTCCTTAACGGCCAAGAGTAGAATGGATGCGCATCTATCGAGCTTTGACAGCGAGGTTTATTTGGTGGATGTGATAGGCGCTAGAGAGTTATCTCAGCACATTGCTCATGTATCAGGGGTGGTTCATGAAAGTCCGCAACTCATTAAGTTTAATAAAGGAAAAGCCGTAAAAACGGCTTCTCATTTATCTATTTATCCAAAGGAATTTAACGGTAATTAAACACCAATTCTTTTTCCATTTCTGGATTTAACGATAGAAAAACAGGACAGGTTTTAGCTGCGTTTTCCATAATTTTCCGCTCCTTTCCGCTCCAAATTTCAGGAACATAAAACACGATTTTTACTTTCTGTACCCATCTGGGGTTCGAGCCCATTTCTTTGTAAACCGTTGCCTCTACGTTTTCGAAATTAATCTCACCAGATCTAGCTTTAATGGCCATAATGGTTAAACAGCAGGTTGCTAACGATGTGCACAATAAGTCTGTAGGAGAAAAAGAAGTTCCGTCTCCATTATTGTCTTTAGGCGCTGTGGTTTTTATTTGTGCGCTGCTATCTAGGTGTATTGCATCGCATGAAAGGTTTCTGTCGTAGCTTACTTTAACAATTTCCATCGAACTTAGGGGCTTTTGAGGCGTTAAAATAAGTACATTTATGCCAATGAAAGTCATCTACCTCATTTTCATTTTTCTGCTTCCCTCTGTGGTCGTATTTGGTCAGCAGGAGGAAGGGAATCTGGGGATTTTTGAAGAAAATTCCGTGGTGTATAGGAGCCAACGAAATGGTGGTGCTATCCTGTATACTAACGGGTGGGGTGGTAATTTTTATTGGGGAAAGCATATTGATGGCTTCAAAAGGCGCATGCTTGGAATAGAACTAACTACGGTTAAAAACCCCAAGGAAGTTCGCCAGTATAATCCCTATCACCAAAATGCTAAATCATATGTTTTTGGGAAAATCAATAGTGTAATTGCACTTCGTCCTACCTATGGAATAAAAGTCGATAAGTTCGATAAACTAAGAGAAAATGGAGTTCAGGTTGGATATTACTTTGCGGTTGGGCCTGCATTGACCTTCCTAAAACCCGTATATCTGGAGATTGGGAAATTTATTGATGAGGAAAACGTAAATCCTTTCGATTACGATTACTTAAGTGCCGAGCGCTACGACCCTAGTGAACATTCACTCACAAATATTTATGGTCGTTCTTCTTATTTAAAAGGCCTTCTGGAAACCGATCTAATGGTCGGCTTGCACGTTAAGGTGGGTGCCCATTTTGAGTACAGCCCCGAAAAAGACAAAATTAGAGCATTAGAAGTTGGGATAGCAGGTGATTTTTTCCCAGCACCCGTTCCAATTATGGCTTCTGATGTGAACCAATCTATCTTGTTTAATATCTATTTAAATTTCTTATTCGGTAAGAAGTACAAAGAGTAAGAACTTTATTTCTTGTAGTTTCGCGAAATCATGAGTGAAGTAGTGGTAGAAGAGAAAAGCAAACGCAGCCCAAAGCCTTCTTGGTTAAGAGTAAAACTCCCAACAGGAGAGGAATATAAAAAGGTTAGGAATATTGTTTCCGAGCACAAGTTGCACACCATCTGCGAAAGTGGTAATTGCCCAAATATGGGAGAATGTTGGGGAGCTGGAACGGCCACCTTCATGATTCTCGGAAATATTTGTACCCGTTCTTGTGGGTTTTGTTCTGTTGCAACAGGAAAACC
This region of Luteibaculum oceani genomic DNA includes:
- a CDS encoding OsmC family protein, whose amino-acid sequence is MEIVKVSYDRNLSCDAIHLDSSAQIKTTAPKDNNGDGTSFSPTDLLCTSLATCCLTIMAIKARSGEINFENVEATVYKEMGSNPRWVQKVKIVFYVPEIWSGKERKIMENAAKTCPVFLSLNPEMEKELVFNYR
- a CDS encoding 3-dehydroquinate synthase, which gives rise to MQNVFFEHSNFEHLNRFFSDNESKYSTVFILTDSNVYKHCISQLLQNVPHLNGVEIIELDPGEGQKNIEIAHQLWVTLLEMEADKNSLFLNFGGGVISDLGGFIAGTYKRGIDYINVPTTLLAAVDAALGGKTGLDLAGVKNQIGLINNAKGVFVAPHLFETLPALEFESGLAECVKHMLISNETIWNGFLESENAKDFVIVNLEVLAKVKLDIVARDPFEKNERQFLNYGHTIGHAVEALFYAQNKSITHGVAVVWGMIVENLISCQLGMLSHSNCETINAKLADVFDLPNVSLDSIDSIVEFTRHDKKNEDGEIRCCLLKEIGAPVSKVGVAEVEVKKALEEAISRFNS
- a CDS encoding proline dehydrogenase family protein; this translates as MDFSNTKVAFYNKSNSELRMAKILFQTIQNPNLVKVGKKLLQFALALRLPILWIIRLTVFKHFCGGRTIRDCQKQIDLLHQSGIGTILDFSVESSDTTEDYERNKKEIIETIKFGASQPGIPFAVFKVTAIASNKVLEKVGSGTALSERESRNFERARDRVDEICKAAVEHKVPVLIDAEESWLQHAIDMLAEMMMERYNQDRAWIYTTIQLYRNDKLGYLEELVIRAKSAGYKVGLKLVRGAYMEKEHDRAEDKGYNSPVFREKLSSDQSFNVGVAFCLDNLDHVAFVSGTHNEDSCKILADEIVKRGLAKNDPRIYFSQLLGMSDHISYNLSKEGFNVAKYVPYGPVREVMPYLIRRAEENTSVAGQTSRELQLISMELKRRNSATAS
- the rlmB gene encoding 23S rRNA (guanosine(2251)-2'-O)-methyltransferase RlmB, with amino-acid sequence MDNHLIFGLHPVIEALEGETELTKIYISQTGDFKRLAPVERQAAARNISVTKVPNVKLDKLANGANHQGVIARISPVKYWDLTVLLAKTLREDKPLLLYLDGVTDTRNLGGIARSAACMGINGIILPIQGSAAVTEDTVKTSAGAILNIPVCRIDNSKLGLHTAMAEGFELIAVTEKGNVPMGDVKYNGPTILMFGGEQKGISPGLIKLAQQHAHIPMKGGVDSLNVSVATGIACYELSKLRF
- the ytxJ gene encoding bacillithiol system redox-active protein YtxJ, producing the protein MWRRKKKESNDTVRWNFLENKEAFDDLLKSGERFLIFKHSGRCSISLTAKSRMDAHLSSFDSEVYLVDVIGARELSQHIAHVSGVVHESPQLIKFNKGKAVKTASHLSIYPKEFNGN
- a CDS encoding lysophospholipid acyltransferase family protein; this translates as MKDLISQEDVVNVANLHKYRLEIAAKALMKILGLDEINKIYHQAGEKSGIEFIEEVFNALEIQIHVPEKDLANIPANGRFITVGNHPYGALDGLILIYLFCKSRPDFRVMANFLLKEIEPLSSLFFEVNPFEDLKEKSSLTGLKQALGHLQQDRPLGIFPAGEVSAYKTNALKVTDRVWNTGAIKFIMKAEAPVVPVYFSGNNSMLFHLLGIIKPKLRTAALPKEMLKKKGRTIHVRIGKPISLREQRNFPSADLFGRFLRAKTYALGSSLQVKKFYLPKIKFKGIENPVTPEEIIPPVSTELLEKEINALPEENKMVSQMEFDVFIAYSTDIPNVLNEIGRLREETFRSVGEGTNLAIDVDEYDLYYHHLILWDREAKKVAGGYRIGKGNDIISKYGVSGFYTQSLFKMGRKFRPILEKTIELGRSYVTQEYQNKRLPLFLLWKGIMAFLLRNEEYQYILGPVSISNEYSKVSKKLMVAFVKAHYYDHELAKWIKPTKPFNDTIKDSELKALLDSVGSDLKDLDRLIGDIEPINASVPVLLKKYINQNAKIIGFNVDPKFNNALDGLMILNLHDLPEDSIENLKDDINKSMS
- a CDS encoding GWxTD domain-containing protein — protein: MKIPRIFLHITILLTCLLTSTCSPKTTSSIAEKSRINQQVDLHPKLQFFRQDHKLLRLYFSLPTENLLFARRSENQPLQAELRVTVSGIDSKAELKHWEITRDYRLSKKHSDFFWIDHLDLSSKSDYRGEAIVTIQDLVRGAEFTAYTRISEARISSQKFLTIDASSKAPLLKEYYHTTDSLIIHYGKSDATELYVNIYDYPENAAPAPFVEPWKLHLPKFQKQLQILVRDQKCKLPHTLKPKIFEIRADSESDDYGLILPFFKPGFPKIKDGEDMIYPLRYITTDEEFDKLKASNNYRKSAEEFWLKRCKSKDKARDILGEYYRRVLYANENFTSFVPGWKSDRGMIYTIFGNPDNITKRPGQEIWVYGREINTVRLSFTFVQRENMFSFNHYELLRNGGYKAIWDLATNSWRNGRIFNY